GCGATCGCTACTGGAGCAAAACCTTCATCGAGGCCAAACGCGCGCTCGCCATGGCGCCGACCACGATCTCGCGCAATTGATTTGATATCAAAATGCTGTACTCTCGCACGGCGGCGTAGCTGAAAAAAGCTCGCCGCCGTGCGCATTTACAGAAAGCGTCTAATCTAAATTCTCAACTCTTTTTACCTTCGGCTGCGGCCGGAGGGTTCCTGACAGGACGTTCACATCATGGCGATGTTGGCGCGCTTCGCACTGCTCTCCTTCCTGGCCCTGCTCGCGGCCTGCTCCGGCCGTGCGCCTGCTCCGGCGCCCATGGCCAAGCCTCCCATGGTGTTCAATCAATCAGTTTCGTCGCCAGCGGCGGACGATGTCCTGTTCCGGGCCATCGGGCTGGTGGGCACGCCCTACCGCTGGGGCGGCAATACACCGGATTCCGGGTTCGATTGCAGTGGGCTGATCGGCTATGTCTACCGTGATGCGGCGGGTATCAGCCTGCCGCGCTCGACCCGGGAGATGATCGTCATGCGCGCACCCAACGTGGACATCAATGCGCTGCAGTCCGGAGACCTGGTGTTCTTCGCCACCAGTGGCGGTTCGCAGGTCAGCCATGCCGGCATCTATGTCGGTGAGGGGCGTTTCGTACACGCACCCTCAACCGGTGGGACCGTGCGCCTGGACTACCTCTCCAACAGCTACTGGGCCAAATCCTACCTGCAGGCCAAGCGTGTCTTGCCGCCAGGGCATCTGGCGCAGAATCCCTGATACCCGATGGCATTCCACTGCGTTTGTAGGAGCGGCTTTAGCCGCGATGAAGGCAGCGCGGTGTCCGGCGCCCGTTTCATGGGTGATCGCGGCTAAAGCCGCTCCTACAGAAGTCGTATCAGAGAATGGGTTTGATCTTGCTCAATGAGAGCGGGTAACCCCACAAACATCTACCGCGTCTTCTGCTGCCCACATAGCCAGGATGTCCGTCTCATAACGACATCCTGGGAGTACTCATGAGCAGCATCAAGGACCGCGTGGCGCGCAGCCTCGACGCATTGGAAGCAGGGCGGCCACTGGTTCGCCTGGTGGATGAGATCATTCGCGAATACCCAGACCCGTATGTGCTGGCCACCCAGCATGCGCAGCGCATCGTGCGCAAGCATACGGGCAAGGCGATCGATCCGCGCTTCATCTGGTGGCATCAGTTCGAAACGGCCAGCACCAGTCATCGCAGTTTCACCGGCTGGCAGCACAGTGGCCCGCCGCAGAAATCGCTGCACCTGGTCGAGTTGGTGATCAAGCGCTTCGATGCCAGGTTCCAGGAAGCGCCCGATGAACTCGACCTGTATGGCGGCTTTTATCGCCAAGGGCGGCAAGCCAAGCATTTCGACGAGCGCAACGAAGTGGCCATGCTTGGCAGCAAGGTCCAGGAAGATTTGTGGGCATTGGATTTCGCGGTGGCCTATCGCGCCGATATCGTCCGCTTCTGGAATGCCTACTCGCAACATTTTCGCGTATTGGCCAAGATCAACATGCTGGGGCAGGGCGCGATGGCCGCTCGCTCCGCTCGAATCAGCCGGAGTGACTGGGAGCAGTTGCGGGCGATGGTCGCCGACGGCCTGGTCGATGGTGTGCTGCCGACACTGGCCAAGCTCAAGCAGGACAGCACCGCAAGCCCGTTGCCTGTCAGCCGTTATGTACTCGATCAAGGTGATCGGGGCTGTCTCTACAGTTTTGCGATGGCCGGTGGTCGAATCCTGTTATATCGGCCCTGGGCCAGTGAAGCGTTCAAGAGCTTTGCCTCGGAGCGGGTCATGGCCGGGTGGTTGCGTGAGCAACTGCAGGATGCGGATACCCTGAACAGTTATGTCAAGGCAGCCCATACCGATGCTCGCGACCCTTCACGTGCCCACTCGGTCCGGACCCACCTGAAAAGTCTGGCTGACAGTGCCTCCGAAGAGGCGGCGCTGGTCCTGCTCGATTACCTGAAACGATCGATCACAGTCGATATATTCACTCACTTGGCCAGCCAGGCCACTACCGAGATGAACGACAACGCCACGGCGATGCTGGGCAACGCCGAGTTACGCAAGGCGATGTGGAGCGGTTATCTCTCGGCGTTCATCAAGGTCTTTGGCGGCTTCGCGCCGATCGGCTGGCCAATGACGCTGATGCTGCTGGGGGCCAGCCTCGGCAAGGTGGGCCTGGATATCGAGGCGGCCATGCATGCTGCGGACGAACAGAGCCGCAAGAGCGCATTGCGCGAAGCCATGCTCGACAGTCTTTTCGCCGCCCTGAACATGACTGACCTGGGATTTGAGTCGAGCTTTGCCTCGCTGGCCTACAAGGCACCGCCCGACGAGGTGGGGGCCAATCTGAGTCAATGGGAAGTATCCACGTCCACCACGCTTGCGGTTGAGGGTGGCGAGAGCAATCAGTTGATCACTGGCGATTTGGGGCGCTCCGGACGTCTGCGAGGCATCAGGGTCGGCTCCGACGGCAGTTGCTGGATTGTCCTCGACGGTTTGTCGTATCGGGTGCGCTACAACCATGACTTGCAGGTCTGGCAGGTTGTGCCGGCCCACAATCCGTTCGCCTTCGGGCCCCTGTATCCGGTGCGTCTGAGCGAATCCAACGAGTGGAAGTTGCTGGTGCCGCCACGTCTGGTCGGTGGCGCACCACCGGTGGTAGAGCACATGCCCAGCACCATGTCGCGGTTCTGGAACCGTCACCTTACCGTCGATTCTGCTCGCAGCGGAGCGTCTGCCGCCAATGCGCTGCGCCGCCAGAAAGCGTTGCTGGAGTCACGCTCGATTCCGCAGCTGGCGCGTGATCAGGTGCCTGACCTGGATGAGCGCGGCCTGGATTGTGTGCAGGTCGATGGCGTGGCGCAATACTCGTACCGCTACGACCGGCAGTACTTCAACTCCTTGATCGAGTACTACACCAGCGATGAGTCGAAGGTTAACGACGTGTTCCGCTCTGGTACCTATCGATACGATGACGAGGACGAATACATCGTTGATCTCGTCGATACCCTGGACCAGTTGCCCAAAAGCAACGAAGTGAATCTCTATCGCGCAGGCAATGGTACGCGGGGCACAAGCGGTCAGCACTTTCGTACCGGCCGCCTAAAGCTGGGTGATGTGCTGGTCAACACCGACCTGACTTCATTCACGGAGAATCCCTACAAAGTCGCCGAATTTGCGTCCGCGCCTTCCTTGAATGCGCCCGGGAATCTGCCAGGCGTGTTCGATGACACATCGGTGGTGTTCGAGCTACCCATGAGTCATTACCAGGACGGTACCCCGATCAGTGCGTTTTCCCTTTATTGGGATGAGGGCGAGACACTATTCCAGCCAGGTCATTACTTCCGGATCGATAACTTGGAGCAGGTCTACGGCGAGCACTACCGTTTCATTCACGTCACCCTGCGCCAAGTGCCCAAGCCGGCCTCGGGGCCTGTCTACGATCTGCGCACAGGCTTGCTGTTCGACAGTGAGGTGTTCAAGGCGCGTTTGCATACGCCAGAACTGGCGGAGCGCTTCTTCCCGGCGGTTGAGCCGCAAGCCGCGCCCGTTGACTCTGCGGTGGTCAGGCCTGCTTGAGTAACAGCGCCACCCCGGGATAGTACTGCCCCAGTTCGTTGTGCAACTTGCGGTAGGCGTAGGGGAAATACCAAGCCAGGGCGCAGGCCGTGTGTTTCTGCAGGTCGTCCACCAGGTCCTGCAGTTCTTCAGGGCTGGCGTGCTGGCCGGCCTTCCAGGGGGTGACGAATAGCGCGCCAGCCTTGAGCTGGCTGGCATAGGCAATAGGCTTGGCCAGGGTGGCGGTCTCCTGCAGGGCTGCCGTCAGGTCCAGGCGGGCGATACGGGGCCAGCGTTGGCTGGCGTGCAGGTGCACGGTTGCGTCGGCGCTGCTGATCGACAGGTCACAGCGCCCCTCGCGTTCACCCTCGTCGCGTTGCTTCTTGCTCGCATACTGCTCCAGCGCCACCAGCTCCCCTTGCCAGGCAGCCGCCGCGAGCACGCCGACGTTGGCGGCCGCGCCATGCCAGTAGGGCGCTTCGTTGTCACCCTGGATCTGGTTGAAGCGGTCGATGCAGTCGACCCAGCGTTCGAGGGCCGGGCGCAGGAACTCCAGGCTCGGGTTGTTGATGATCAGGCCTTGCATGCTGCGCTCTCCTTGTCATTGTGATCGAGGTCAGCCCAAATGGTGGCTATGTGATATCACTGCTTTGATTGTGGCACAAGCTGGCGGATCGGCCATTGATCCATGCCAGATCGGCCCTCGTTCGATTGACGCTCCCAGTACAACCCTCTAACCTTCGCGGCGTGTTTCAGGTGCCCTGTGAACCCAGGTTCGGCAGGGTGAAACTGGGAAGCCGGTGGGCGCCAGCAAGGTGCGATTCCGGCGCTGCCCCCGCAACGGTAGATGAGTCGACGGCTGCGCAAGGCCACTGGATTTCGTGATCCGGGAAGGCGCACGGCCCGGGCATGGCCCCACTCATGAGCCCGGAGACCGGCCTGTCACTGCCAACGGCATCACGGAGGGTGATGCGCGGAGCGATGTGGCCTGCGCCACGGTCCCTGCGCGTTCTCCGTCTGCCCGCCTATTACCTGTCACCCGCTGGTGGCAGCCTGCGGAGAACCCTGATGAGCGAATCCACCGACCGCGACGAACGCCACCTGGCGCGCATGCAGCGCAAGAAGGCGATCATCGACGAGCGCATTGCCAATTCCCCCAACGAGTGCGGCCTGCTGCTGGTGCTGACCGGCAATGGCAAGGGCAAGAGCAGTTCGGCCTTCGGCATGCTTGCCCGTGCCTTGGGCCACGGCATGCAGTGTGGCGTGGTGCAGTTCATCAAGGGCCGCAACAGCACCGGCGAGGAGTTGTTCTTCCGCCGTTTCCCCGAGCAGGTGCGCTACCACGTGATGGGCGAGGGTTTCACCTGGGAGACCCAGGACCGCCAGCGCGACATCGCCGCCGCCGAGGCCGCCTGGGCCGTGTCGCGCCAACTGCTGCAGGATCCAACGATCCAGTTCGTCGTGCTCGATGAATTGAATATCGCCCTCAAGCACGGTTACCTCGACCTCGACCAGGTACTTTCGGATATCCAGGCGCGCCCGCCGATGCAGCATGTGATCGTCACCGGCCGCGCAGCCAAGCCCGAGATGATCGAACTGGCCGATACCGTGACCGAGATGGGCATGCTCAAGCATGCGTTCCAGGCCGGTATCCGCGCGCAGAAGGGCGTCGAACTGTGAGTGACGCTCGCCACTGCCCGGCGGTACTGATTGCCGCGCCGGCTTCCGGCCAGGGCAAGACCACGGTCACCGCCGCCCTGGCCCGCCTGCACCGCAACCTTGGGCGCAAGGTGCGGGTGTTCAAGTGTGGGCCGGACTTCCTCGACCCGATGATCCTCGAACGTGCCAGCGGCGCGCCGGTCTACCAGTTGGACCTGTGGATGATCGGCGCCGATGAGAGTCGCCGCTTGCTGTGGGAGGCGGCCGGTGAGGCCGACCTGATCCTGATCGAAGGCGTGATGGGGCTGTTCGACGGCACCCCGTCGAGCGCCGACCTGGCGCGCCACTTCGGTGTGCCGGTGCTGGCGGTGATCGACGGCACGGCGATGGCCCAGACCTTCGGTGCCCTGGCCCTGGGGCTGGCGCGTTACCAGCCCGACCTGCCGTTCGCCGGCGTGTTGGCCAACCGGGTCGGCAGCCTGCGTCATGCGCAGTTGCTCCAAGGCAGCCTGACCGAGGGGTTGCGCTGGTACGGCGGGCTGTCCCGCGAGCGCGGCATCGAATTGCCCAGCCGTCATCTCGGCTTGGTGCAGGCCAGCGAGCTGAATGACCTGGATACGCGCCTGGATGCCGCCGCCGAGGCACTGGGTGCCAGTTGCGATGCGGCCTTGCCGCCACCGGTGGGGTTTGCCGCGCCGGAGCGGGCAGGTAGCGAGGCTTCACTGGCCGGAGTGCGCGTTGGCGTGGCCCGCGACGAAGCCTTCGCCTTCACCTATGGCGCCAACCTTGAGCTATTGCGCAATCTTGGCGCACAGATCGAATTCTTCTCGCCGCTGCATGACCGTGAGCTGCCAGTAGTGGACAGCCTGTACCTGCCAGGCGGCTACCCGGAGCTGCATCATCATGCCCTGGCGGCCAATGCGCCCATGCTTGAGGCGATCCGCAGCCACCATGGGCAAGGCAAGCCCTTGCTGGCCGAATGCGGTGGCATGCTTTATCTGCTCGACGCGCTGACTGACGTGGCGGGCGAGCGGGCCCCGCTGCTCGGCCTGCTGCCGGGCGAGGCGACCATGCAGAAACGCCTGGCGGCGCTGGCCCTGCAAGCGGTCGAGCTGCCGGAAGGCACCCTGCGCGGGCATACCTACCACCACTCGCTGACCGAGACGGTGCTCGAACCGATTGCCCGTGGCCTGAGCCCCAATGGCGGGCGCGGCAACGAAGCGGTCTACCGCCTGGGGCGCTTGACCGCGTCCTACGTGCATTTCTACTTCCCTTCTAACCCCGATGCGGCGGCGGCGCTGCTGCGACCATGAACGAACATGCCTACAGCGAGGCCGAGCGCGCGGCCATCTACCGCGCCATCGGCGAGCGTCGCGACATGCGCCATTTCGCCGGTGGCGAGGTCGCGCCGGAGCTGCTCGGCCGGCTGCTGGCCGCCGCTCACCAGGCCCCCAGCGTCGGCTTGATGCAGCCATGGCGTTTCATCCGTATCAGCCAGCGCGACCTGCGCACGCGCATACAGGCGCTGGTGGAAGAGGAGCGCGTGCGTACCGCCGAGGCGCTGGGCGAGCGCGCCGATGAGTTCATGAAGCTCAAGGTCGAAGGGATCAGCGACTGCGCCGAGGTGCTGGTAGCCGCGTTGATGGACAACCGCGAGCCGCATATCTTCGGGCGCCGCACCCTGCCCGAGATGGACCTGGCCTCGCTGGCCTGCGCCATCCAGAACCTGTGGCTGGCGGCCCGTGCCGAAGGGCTGGGCATGGGCTGGGTTTCACTGTTCGATCCGCAGGCTTTGGCTGAGCTGCTGGGCATGCCGGCAGGCGCCAAGCCGGTGGCGGTGCTGTGCCTGGGGCCGGTGAGCGAATTCTACCCAGTGCCGATGCTGGTGCTGGAAGACTGGGCTGAGCAACGGCCGTTGCATGAAATGCTCTACGAGAACCAATGGGGAGACCGGCCATGAGCGTGGCCCTGCTGACGGTCGCAGGCGTGGCCCTGGATGCCTTGCTCGGCGAGCCGAAACGGCGGCATCCGCTGGTGGGCTTCGGCAACCTGGCCAAGAGCCTGGAGCGGCGCTTCAATGCCGGCGGCCGTGGCTGGCGCAGCCACGGCGTCAGTGCCTGGTTCCTGGCCGTGGTGCCACTGACCCTGGTGGCGTTGATCCTGTCCTGGCTGCCCTATATCGGCTGGATCGTCGATGTGCTGGCACTGTACTGCGCGCTTGGCCTGCGCAGCCTGGGCGAGCATGTACTGCCGGTGGCCCAGGCATTGCGCCAGGGCGATCTCGAAGAAGCGCGGCGACGGGTCGGCTACCTGGTCAGCCGCGAAACCCGCGAGCTGGACGAGCCCGCCGTGGCCCGGGCGGCCACCGAATCGGTGCTGGAGAACGGTAGTGATGCCGTGTTCGCCGCGCTGTTCTGGTTCGTGATCGCCGGAGCACCCGGTGTGGTGCTCTATCGCCTGAGCAACACCCTGGATGCCATGTGGGGCTATCGCAATGAGCGCTTCGAGCGCTTCGGTTGGTGCGCGGCGCGGATCGACGATGGGCTCAACTATATTCCCGCCCGGCTGGTGGCGCTGACCTACGCGCTGCTGGGCAAGACTCGGCTGGCCCTGAGCTGCTGGCGCCGGCAGGGACCGCAATGGGACAGTCCCAACGCCGGCCCGGTGATGGCATCTGGCGCGGGCGCACTGGGCGTGGAACTGGGTGGCCCGGCGGTCTATCACGGCGAGTTGCATGAGCGCCCTCGCCTGGGGGACGGGCCGATGGCCGATGCCGACGCCATCGGGCGTGGCTGGAGCCTGGTGCAGCGCGGTGTGTGGCTGTGGTTGCTGGTGATCTGCCTGGGAGGCTACGTGAATGCTTGAGCACGGTGGGCGCCTGCTGCGTGCGGTAAGACACTACGGGATCGCCCGTGAACACTGGCTCGACCTGTCCAGCGGCATCGCCCCGTGGAGCTACCCGATCCCCGCGATTGCACAGGATGCCTGGGCGCGCCTTCCGGAAACCGAGGACGGCCTGGAAGAGGCGGCGCGGCAGTACTATGGCGTACGCCAGTTGCTGGCGGTAGCCGGCTCCCAGGCGGCGATCCAGGCGCTACCGCATTTACGTGCGGCAGGCCGGGTCGGTGTGCTGTCGCCGTGTTATGCCGAGCATCCGCATGCCTGGCAGCGCGCCGGGCATACGCTCGTCGAACTGGACGAAGCCCAGGTGGAGGACGCGCTCGACAGCCTCGATGTGTTGCTGCTGGTCAACCCCAACAACCCCACCGGGCGCCGTTTCCCCCGCGATCAATTGCTGGCCTGGCACACGCGACTGGCCAACAGGGGTGGCTGGTTGCTGGTCGATGAAGCGTTCATGGACAACACGCCTGAACACAGCATCGTCGACTGCGCCGAGTGCCCCGGGCTGATCGTGTTGCGCTCGTTCGGCAAGTTTTTCGGGCTCGCTGGCGTGAGGCTTGGCTTCGTGGCCGCCGAAACGGCACTGTTGCAACAGCTGGCCGACCTGCTGGGGCCCTGGACGGTCAGCGGCCCGACGCGGATGATCGGCCAGGCCTGCTTCGCCGACATCGTCGCGCATCAAGGGCAGATCGAACGGTGTGCGCGGGCCAGCCAGCGCCTGGCCGCCATGCTGCAAAGCGCCGGCCTGGCGCCGAGCGGTGGTTGCGACCTGTTCCAGTACGTGCGCAGCGAACGCGCCGCGCATCTGCATGATTTTCTCGCCCGGCGTGGCATCCTCGTCCGCTTGTTCGAGCAGCCTCCCGCCGTGCGCCTGGGCCTGCCCGCCAGCGCGGCGGACGAACAACGCCTGGCCCAGGCCCTGGCGGACTACCAGAAGGATTCGGCATGACCACCCTCATGGTGCAAGGCACCACCTCCGATGCCGGCAAGAGCACGCTGGTCACCGCCCTGTGCCGCTGGCTGTTGCGCCAGGGTGTCGCCGTGGTGCCGTTCAAGCCGCAGAACATGGCACTCAACAGCGCGGTGACCGCCGACGGCGGCGAGATCGGCCGGGCCCAGGCGGTGCAGGCCCAGGCCTGTCGGCTGGCGCCGCATACCGACATGAACCCGGTGCTGCTCAAGCCCAACAGCGACACCGGCGCCCAGGTGATCGTGCACGGGCGCGCGGTCACCAGCATGAACGCCGTGGCCTATCACGACTACAAGGTCATCGCCATGCAGGCGGTGCTGGCTTCCCATGAACGCCTGCGCCAGGCCTATCCGGTGGTGATGGTGGAGGGGGCCGGCTCGCCCGCCGAAATCAATTTGCGCGCCGGTGATATCGCCAACATGGGTTTCGCCGAGGCCGTCGACTGCCCGGTGATCCTGATCGCCGATATCAACCGGGGTGGCGTGTTCGCCCATCTGGTCGGCACCCTGGAGCTGCTGTCGCCGAGCGAGCAGGCGCGGGTCAAGGGCTTTGTCATCAACCGTTTCCGGGGCGATATCGCCTTGCTGCAACCGGGCCTGGACTGGCTGGAACAGCGCACCGGCAAGCCGGTGCTGGGCGTGCTGCCCTATGTCACCGACCTGCACCTGGAGGCCGAGGACGCCATCGACGTGCGCCAGGCGGTCAAGGGCGAGCGTGTGCTCAAGGTGATCGTCCCGGTGTTGCCACGCATCAGCAACCACACCGACTTCGACCCCTTGCGCCTGCACCCGCAGGTGGACCTGCAGTTCATCGGCCCGGGCCAGCCGATCCCGCCCGCCGACCTGATCATCCTGCCCGGCTCCAAGAGCGTACGCGCCGACCTGTCGCAGCTGCGCGAGCGGGGCTGGGACAGTGCCATTGCCCGGCACCTTCGCTATGGCGGCAAGCTGATCGGCATCTGCGGCGGGTTGCAGATGCTCGGTCATGAAGTGCATGACCCGCTGGGCCTGGAAGGGGCGGCAGGCTCCAGCGCGGGGCTCGGCCTGCTCGACTACAGCACCGTGCTGGAAGCCGAGAAGCAGCTGCGCAATGTCGCCGGCACCCTCGGCCTGGAGCAGGCGCCGGTGTCCGGCTATGAGATCCATGCCGGTGTCACCCACGGCCCAGGCCTGGAGCATCCGGCCGTCCAGCTGGACGATGGCCGCAACGATGGCGCCATCAGCGCCGACGGCCAGATCCTCGCCACCTACCTGCACGGGCTGTTCGAAGGCAGCCAGTCGTGCGCCGCGCTGCTGCGCTGGGCCGGGCTCGCGGATGCCCAGGCCATCGACTACGAGGCCCTGCGCGAGCGCGATATCGAGCGCCTGGCCGACCTGGTGGAGCAGCACCTGGATACTGAACGCCTGCGCCAACTGTGCGGGGTGACCGCCGATGCGTAGCCTGATCCTCGGCGGTGCCCGCTCCGGCAAGAGCCGCCTGGCCGAACAGTTGGCCACGGACAGCCGCTTGCCGGTGACCTATATCGCCACCAGCGAACCCCAGGACGGCGAGATGAGCGAGCGTGTGCGCCTGCACCGCGAACGCCGCCCGACCGACTGGGGGTTGATCGAGGAGCCCCTGGCCCTGGCCACCGTGCTGCGCGCCGAGGCCGCTGAAGGGCGCTGCCTGCTGGTGGATTGCCTCACCTTGTGGTTGACCAACCTGCTGATGCTCGAAGATGACCAGCGCCTGGCCCAGGAGCGCGATGCGCTGCTCGACTGCCTGGAGCAACTGCCCGGCACGATCATCCTGGTCAGCAATGAAACCGGCCTGGGCGTGGTACCCATGGGCGAACTGACGCGACGCTATGTCGACCATTCCGGCCTGCTGCACCAGGCCGTGGCCGCGCGCTGCCAGCGCGTGGTGCTCACCGTGGCCGGCCTCCCTCTCATGCTCAAAGGACCTGCTCTATGACCCAGATGTGGTGGCGCGATGCCTGCCAACCCCTCGACACCGCCGCCATGGACCAGGCCCGTGCCCGTCAGCAGCAGCTGACCAAACCCACCGGCTCCCTCGGCCAGCTCGAAGGCCTGGCGATTCGCCTGGCCGGGTTGCAAGGGCGGGAGCGCCCCACCGTGGAACAGGTGGCAATCACGATATTCGCCGGTGACCATGGCGTGGTGGAGGAGGGCATCTCTGCCTATCCCCAAGCCGTGACCGGGCAGATGCTGCGTAACTTCGTCTCGGGTGGTGCGGCGATCAGCGTGCTGGCCCGCCAGTTGGAAGCAAGCCTGGAAGTGGTCGACCTCGGCACGGTCGACCCGTCGCTGGACCTGCCGGGCGTGCGCCATCTGCGCTTGGGCGCGGGGACTGGCAACTTTGCCCGTCAAGCAGCAATGACCGACGCCCAGTTGGCTGCCGCCTTGCAAGCGGGTCGCGACAGCGCCCTGCGTGCGCTCGAGCGGGGTGCCCAGCTGTTCATCGGCGGCGAGATGGGCATTGGCAACACCACGGCCGCCGCCGCCCTGGCCTGTACGCTGATGGGGTGCCCGGCGCGTGAGCTGAGCGGGCCAGGTACCGGCCTGGACAGCGCCGGTGTGCGGCACAAGGCCGAAGTGATCGAACGTGCCCTGGTGCTGCACGGCCTGCGTGCCGACGAGCCGCTGCGTGCCTTGGGCCATGTCGGCGGTTTCGAGATCGCCGCGCTGGTGGGCGCCTACCTGGCCTGTGCCCAGCACGGGCTGGCGGTGCTGGTCGATGGCTTCATCTGCAGCGTCGCTGCCCTGGTGGCGGTGCGCCTCAACCCGCAGTGCCAGCCTTGGCTGCTGTTCGCCCATCAGGGGGCTGAGCCTGGGCACAAGGCCTTGCTTGCCGCCTTGCACGCCGAGCCGCTGCTGGCCTTGGGGCTGCGCTTGGGCGAGGGCAGTGGCGCTGCCCTGGCCGTGCCGCTGATTCGCCTGGCCTGTGCCCTGCACGGGCAGATGGCGACCTTCGCCGAAGCCGCGGTGGCGGATCGCCCGGCATGATCCTCGACCTGCTGCGCCACGGCGAGACAGTGCTTGGTGGTGGCCTGCGTGGCAGCCTGGACGATGCCCTGACACCGCTAGGCTGGGCGCAGATGCGCCAGGCGGTGGCCGAGGCCGGCCCTTGGGATGTGCTGGTCAGCTCGCCGCTGCAACGCTGCGGGTTGTTCGCTGATGAGCTGGGCGCACGCCTGGGGCTGGCGGTGCAGCGTGAGGCGGATGTGCGCGAGCTGCATTTCGGTGACTGGGAAGGGCGCAGCGCCGCGCAGATCATGCAGGCCGAAGCCGATGCCCTTGGCCTGTTCTGGAGTGACCCCTATGCGTTCACGCCGCCCGGCGGCGAGCCGGTGCTGGCGTTTGCCGAACGGGTACAGGCGGCAGTCGCCAGGCTGGCGCGTCAGCATGCGGGCAGGCGTGTGTTGCTGGTCACCCATGGTGGCGTGATGCGCCTGCTGCTGGCACAGGCCCGTGGTTTGCCACGAGAGCAACTGCTGCAAGTCGAAGTCGGGCATGGCGCGTTGAAACGGCTGGTCTGCGAAGGCGACCAGTTGCGCGAGGTGGATTGAGATGCTGCCGTTCTGGATCGCCTTGCAGTTCCTCAGCAGCTTGCCGGTACGCCTGCCAGGCATGCCAACACCGAATGAGATGGGCCGCTCGCTGCTGTTCTATCCCGTGGTCGGGCTGCTGTTCGGCTTGCTGCTGTGGCTGGCCAGCCATCTGCTTCAGGGGGCGCCGGCGCCGCTGCATGCGGCATTGCTGCTGGCGCTGTGGGTGCTGCTCAGTGGTGCCTTGCACCTGGATGGCTTGGCCGACAGCGCCGATGCCTGGCTGGGCGGATTCGGTGATCGCGAGCGCACCCTGCAGATCATGAAGGATCCGCGCAGCGGGCCGATTGCCGTGGTCGTCCTGGTGCTGGTGCTGTTGCTGAAGTTTTGTGCGCTGTGGGTGCTGGTCGAGCGTGGTACGGGGGGCTGGTTGGTGCTGGCGCCTGTGGTCGGGCGGGCGGCGATGTTGGGTTTGTTCATGGGCACGCCCTATGTGCGCAAGGGTGGATTGGGGGCGGCCTTGGCCGAGCACCTGCCGCGCCGGGCCGCTGGGTGGGTGCTGCTGGGCAGCGTGCTGGGTTGCGTTGTGCTGGGGGGCTCGCCCGGGCTTTGGATGCTGCTGCTGTCGCTTGGGGTGTTCTTGTGGCTGCGGCGGCTGATGTGCAA
This genomic stretch from Pseudomonas entomophila L48 harbors:
- a CDS encoding C40 family peptidase, which gives rise to MAMLARFALLSFLALLAACSGRAPAPAPMAKPPMVFNQSVSSPAADDVLFRAIGLVGTPYRWGGNTPDSGFDCSGLIGYVYRDAAGISLPRSTREMIVMRAPNVDINALQSGDLVFFATSGGSQVSHAGIYVGEGRFVHAPSTGGTVRLDYLSNSYWAKSYLQAKRVLPPGHLAQNP
- a CDS encoding dermonecrotic toxin domain-containing protein, with protein sequence MSSIKDRVARSLDALEAGRPLVRLVDEIIREYPDPYVLATQHAQRIVRKHTGKAIDPRFIWWHQFETASTSHRSFTGWQHSGPPQKSLHLVELVIKRFDARFQEAPDELDLYGGFYRQGRQAKHFDERNEVAMLGSKVQEDLWALDFAVAYRADIVRFWNAYSQHFRVLAKINMLGQGAMAARSARISRSDWEQLRAMVADGLVDGVLPTLAKLKQDSTASPLPVSRYVLDQGDRGCLYSFAMAGGRILLYRPWASEAFKSFASERVMAGWLREQLQDADTLNSYVKAAHTDARDPSRAHSVRTHLKSLADSASEEAALVLLDYLKRSITVDIFTHLASQATTEMNDNATAMLGNAELRKAMWSGYLSAFIKVFGGFAPIGWPMTLMLLGASLGKVGLDIEAAMHAADEQSRKSALREAMLDSLFAALNMTDLGFESSFASLAYKAPPDEVGANLSQWEVSTSTTLAVEGGESNQLITGDLGRSGRLRGIRVGSDGSCWIVLDGLSYRVRYNHDLQVWQVVPAHNPFAFGPLYPVRLSESNEWKLLVPPRLVGGAPPVVEHMPSTMSRFWNRHLTVDSARSGASAANALRRQKALLESRSIPQLARDQVPDLDERGLDCVQVDGVAQYSYRYDRQYFNSLIEYYTSDESKVNDVFRSGTYRYDDEDEYIVDLVDTLDQLPKSNEVNLYRAGNGTRGTSGQHFRTGRLKLGDVLVNTDLTSFTENPYKVAEFASAPSLNAPGNLPGVFDDTSVVFELPMSHYQDGTPISAFSLYWDEGETLFQPGHYFRIDNLEQVYGEHYRFIHVTLRQVPKPASGPVYDLRTGLLFDSEVFKARLHTPELAERFFPAVEPQAAPVDSAVVRPA
- the cobO gene encoding cob(I)yrinic acid a,c-diamide adenosyltransferase, producing MSESTDRDERHLARMQRKKAIIDERIANSPNECGLLLVLTGNGKGKSSSAFGMLARALGHGMQCGVVQFIKGRNSTGEELFFRRFPEQVRYHVMGEGFTWETQDRQRDIAAAEAAWAVSRQLLQDPTIQFVVLDELNIALKHGYLDLDQVLSDIQARPPMQHVIVTGRAAKPEMIELADTVTEMGMLKHAFQAGIRAQKGVEL
- a CDS encoding cobyrinate a,c-diamide synthase, which translates into the protein MSDARHCPAVLIAAPASGQGKTTVTAALARLHRNLGRKVRVFKCGPDFLDPMILERASGAPVYQLDLWMIGADESRRLLWEAAGEADLILIEGVMGLFDGTPSSADLARHFGVPVLAVIDGTAMAQTFGALALGLARYQPDLPFAGVLANRVGSLRHAQLLQGSLTEGLRWYGGLSRERGIELPSRHLGLVQASELNDLDTRLDAAAEALGASCDAALPPPVGFAAPERAGSEASLAGVRVGVARDEAFAFTYGANLELLRNLGAQIEFFSPLHDRELPVVDSLYLPGGYPELHHHALAANAPMLEAIRSHHGQGKPLLAECGGMLYLLDALTDVAGERAPLLGLLPGEATMQKRLAALALQAVELPEGTLRGHTYHHSLTETVLEPIARGLSPNGGRGNEAVYRLGRLTASYVHFYFPSNPDAAAALLRP
- the bluB gene encoding 5,6-dimethylbenzimidazole synthase, which gives rise to MNEHAYSEAERAAIYRAIGERRDMRHFAGGEVAPELLGRLLAAAHQAPSVGLMQPWRFIRISQRDLRTRIQALVEEERVRTAEALGERADEFMKLKVEGISDCAEVLVAALMDNREPHIFGRRTLPEMDLASLACAIQNLWLAARAEGLGMGWVSLFDPQALAELLGMPAGAKPVAVLCLGPVSEFYPVPMLVLEDWAEQRPLHEMLYENQWGDRP
- the cbiB gene encoding adenosylcobinamide-phosphate synthase CbiB, whose protein sequence is MSVALLTVAGVALDALLGEPKRRHPLVGFGNLAKSLERRFNAGGRGWRSHGVSAWFLAVVPLTLVALILSWLPYIGWIVDVLALYCALGLRSLGEHVLPVAQALRQGDLEEARRRVGYLVSRETRELDEPAVARAATESVLENGSDAVFAALFWFVIAGAPGVVLYRLSNTLDAMWGYRNERFERFGWCAARIDDGLNYIPARLVALTYALLGKTRLALSCWRRQGPQWDSPNAGPVMASGAGALGVELGGPAVYHGELHERPRLGDGPMADADAIGRGWSLVQRGVWLWLLVICLGGYVNA